The Methanocaldococcus sp. DNA segment CTATGGTGGGAAAAATGTGTGAAGTTAAAGTTATTACAGGAACATCCGCCGCTGCTGAAGCGGCAAGATTATCTGATGTCGATGTTATAGCTGCATATCCAATTACTCCCCAAACAACATGTGTTGAAAAGTTGGCTGAATTTGTGGCAAATGGAGAGTTAGATGCTGAATATGTAAAAGTAGAGAGTGAACATTCAGCATTATCTGTTTGTATTGGAGCAGCGGCAACTGGTGCAAGGACATTTACAGCAACTGCTTCTCAAGGTTTAGCATTGATGCATGAAGTTTTATTTATAGCCTCTGGGATGAGACTACCAATAGTTATGATGATCGCAAATAGAGCATTATCTGCACCAATAAACATATGGAACGATCATCAAGATTCTATATCACAGAGAGATACTGGATGGATTCAAATTTATGTAGAAGACAATCAGGAAACACTTGATAGTATTATTCAGGCATACAAAATAGCAGAGAATGAAGAAGTTTTACTCCCTGTAATGGTCTGTTTAGATGGATTTATATTAACTCATACTGTTGAGCCAGTAACAATTCCAAAGGCAGAAAGAGTTAGAGAATTTTTAGGTGTTTATGAACCAAAACATGCTTATTTAGATCCGGATAGGCCAATAACTCAAGGACCTGTAGGAGTTCCAGATTGCTATATGGAGACAAGAAAACAAGTCGAAGATGCTATTGAGAGATCTAAAAAAGTTATTAAAGATGTTAATGAAGAATTTAATGAATGGTTTAAGAGAAAGTATGGTAATGGTTTAGTTGAAGCATACAACTTAGAGAATGCAGATACTGTTTTAGTAGCAATGGGTACAGTATGTGGAACTATAAAGGAGGTCATTGATAAATTAAAAAAAGAGGGTAAGGATGTTGGATTATTAAGAATAAGGACATTTAGGCCATTTCCAAAAGAAGATATTAAAGAACTTTTAAAAGATGCTGAAAATATTGCAGTATTAGATAAAAACATTTCATTAGGATTTAACAAAGGAGCTTTGGGTATTGAGATGGCATCAATTTTAAAAAATAAAAAAATCTGCAACTATATTGTTGGTTTAGGTGGAAGAGATATAAGAATTGAAGACATAAAATTAATAATTAATGATGTAGAAAAGGCAGAGGATGATAAAACTGCCTGGGTTGGATTAAAAGAATAAATCCTTATAGGTGAAATTATGCAATTTTCAAGAGAAGAATTATTTGCTCCCGGTCATAGAGGATGTGCAGGATGTGGAGCGGCAATCGTTGCAAGATTAGTATTAAAAGCCGCTGGAAAAGATACAATTTGTGTAGTTCCCACAGGATGTTTAGAGGTTATGACTACTCCATATCCTGAAACATCATGGAGAGTACCTTGGATTCATGTAGCGTTTGAAAACGCTGCAGCAGTTGCAAGTGGTGTAGAATCAGCAATAAAGGCATTGAAGAGAAAGAGAGGCAAGTTTGCTAATAAAAAAATAAATGTTATAGCAATTGGAGGGGATGGTGGAACAGCAGATATAGGTTTCCAAGCATTGAGTGGTGCTATGGAAAGAGGACATAACATTTTATATATTATGTATGATAATGAAGCATATATGAACACTGGAATACAGAGAAGTTCATCAACTCCTTATATGGCTGCTACAACTACTACACCTCCTGGTTCAAAAATTAAAGGGGAGGATAGACCTAAAAAAGATGTTGCTATGATTATGGCCGCTCATGGCATTCCATATGTAGCAACTGCCTGTATATCCTATCCAGAGGATTTTATAAGAAAGATAAAAAAGGCATTGAGTATCGAAGGGCCTAAATTTATACAGGTTTTACAACCTTGCACAACAGGTTGGGGATATCCTCCACACAAAACAATAGAAATTGGTAGATTGGCCGTAGAAACAGGAGTTTTCCCATTGTATGAAATTGAAAATGGAGAATTTAGAATTACTTACAAACCATCTAAGAGAAAGCCTGTTAGAGAGTATTTGAAGATGCAAAAAAGATATAGACACTTAACTGATGAAGATATTGAAAGAATTCAAAAATATATAGACGAAAAGTGTAAGTTGTTAGGTTTATAATATTTTAATGTACACCTCCTCACTACTTGTAATTTTTGATGAAAAAAACTTTTAATAATTTAATTTATAGGTGATATAATGAAAAAGATAATGATGACAAACTATATATGTGATAACTGTGGAGATTGTGTTAAAGCATGCATGGAGAAAAATAAAGTAGGAAGAATAAGTATTATGGAAAAAGATGGAAAGTATATTCCAATAGTTTGTCAGCATTGTGCTTCAGCCCCTTGTAAAGAAGTTTGTCCAGTTTCTGCTATTGAGCATAAAGATGATTATGTGTATTTAAACGATGAAATTTGCATAGGCTGTGGCTTATGTGCCTTAGCTTGTCCTTTCGGTGCTATATTAATGGAAGATAAAGCATATAAATGTATTTTGTGTAATGGAGAGGAACCAGCATGTGTTAAAGCCTGTTCAAAGAGATGCTTAGAACTTATAGAAGTAAATGATTTAATATTTGCTAAGAGAGATAAAAGTTTAGAATTGTTTAGTAAATTTTACAAACCCTCTCAAAAAACAGATAATAGTTTAATATCAAAAATTACAGTAAATGCTAAGGTTCAGCCATAAATTATTTATGGAGGAATAATTCATGGTTATAGTTAATGTTGGCTCTTGTATAGGATGTAGAAGATGCGAAAGGAGTTGTCCAATTAATGGAATAACTTTTGAGGAATTTCCAATTAAGTGCATGCACTGCGAAAAAAATCCCTGTTTATATGCATGTCCAGAGAGGGCTATTGAAAGAATTAACAACAAGGTAGTAGTTATAGAGGATAAATGCATAGGCTGTGGCTTATGTGCCTTAGCTTGTCCTTTCGGTGCTATAAGAATTGATGGAATAGCAATAAAGTGCAATGGATGTTATAAAAGAGATATTGAAATTTGTAAAGAGGTCTGTCCAACTGAAGCTATAAATTCAATTGAAGATATAATAGAAAATAAATTATATAATACAATTAATAAACTATATAAATTATATCGTATTTATAGTAGTAGTATAAAATAATCTTTTTTATATTTCTTTTTGCTCATTAATTCATATTTAAAATCTTACCTACCCCAGAATATATTATTTGTTAGTTTCTGCATTAATTCCATATATCTTAATAGAGCCTCTTTTTCATCATTTCTTAATCTATCCATATATTTATGATATAGTTCCCTTACATGCTCTTCTGGAACTGCTACATACATAAGATCTCCTTCATCTACATGCCTCTTTAACATTACTTTTCCTTCTATAGCAAT contains these protein-coding regions:
- the porA gene encoding pyruvate synthase subunit PorA, which gives rise to MCEVKVITGTSAAAEAARLSDVDVIAAYPITPQTTCVEKLAEFVANGELDAEYVKVESEHSALSVCIGAAATGARTFTATASQGLALMHEVLFIASGMRLPIVMMIANRALSAPINIWNDHQDSISQRDTGWIQIYVEDNQETLDSIIQAYKIAENEEVLLPVMVCLDGFILTHTVEPVTIPKAERVREFLGVYEPKHAYLDPDRPITQGPVGVPDCYMETRKQVEDAIERSKKVIKDVNEEFNEWFKRKYGNGLVEAYNLENADTVLVAMGTVCGTIKEVIDKLKKEGKDVGLLRIRTFRPFPKEDIKELLKDAENIAVLDKNISLGFNKGALGIEMASILKNKKICNYIVGLGGRDIRIEDIKLIINDVEKAEDDKTAWVGLKE
- the porB gene encoding pyruvate synthase subunit PorB yields the protein MQFSREELFAPGHRGCAGCGAAIVARLVLKAAGKDTICVVPTGCLEVMTTPYPETSWRVPWIHVAFENAAAVASGVESAIKALKRKRGKFANKKINVIAIGGDGGTADIGFQALSGAMERGHNILYIMYDNEAYMNTGIQRSSSTPYMAATTTTPPGSKIKGEDRPKKDVAMIMAAHGIPYVATACISYPEDFIRKIKKALSIEGPKFIQVLQPCTTGWGYPPHKTIEIGRLAVETGVFPLYEIENGEFRITYKPSKRKPVREYLKMQKRYRHLTDEDIERIQKYIDEKCKLLGL
- a CDS encoding 4Fe-4S dicluster domain-containing protein; translated protein: MKKIMMTNYICDNCGDCVKACMEKNKVGRISIMEKDGKYIPIVCQHCASAPCKEVCPVSAIEHKDDYVYLNDEICIGCGLCALACPFGAILMEDKAYKCILCNGEEPACVKACSKRCLELIEVNDLIFAKRDKSLELFSKFYKPSQKTDNSLISKITVNAKVQP
- a CDS encoding 4Fe-4S dicluster domain-containing protein; this encodes MVIVNVGSCIGCRRCERSCPINGITFEEFPIKCMHCEKNPCLYACPERAIERINNKVVVIEDKCIGCGLCALACPFGAIRIDGIAIKCNGCYKRDIEICKEVCPTEAINSIEDIIENKLYNTINKLYKLYRIYSSSIK